The following DNA comes from Osmerus mordax isolate fOsmMor3 unplaced genomic scaffold, fOsmMor3.pri Scaffold_77, whole genome shotgun sequence.
CCACTAACGGCGACGATATTTTTCGACCCACGGCCAGTAAAGTAGAGGACCTCTTTCACGTGTTTCCTACCAAGTTAGAGGACCCATTCCAGTCCGTAATCACAGCAAGCGATGACCTATTCGGAACTCCAGCCTTCAGCACCAAGGAACCGTTCCAGCCGTCCTCGGTTGAAGAAAAGGACTTGTTCCGTGCCTCACCCATCACGCCACAAGACGTGTTCCACACCCCTTCTGACAAAGCAGAGGACTCCTTCTATGGTTTTCCTTCCAAGATGGAGGATCCTTTCCAATCCATATTTACGAAAGGAGAGGACCTTTTCCAAAGCCCAGCTCACTTCACAGAGGACCCGTTCCAAAAACGTTCCACCAATGTACCTGACCCGTTTCCGGCAAGCCCCTTTGAGTCGAGTGACCCCTTTAGCACACCATCCACTCAGACTCCAGATATCTTCCACACCGCCCCTTCAAAGACACAGGGCTTTTTTCAGGTGACCCCTGATGCGAAGGTCGGGCAGAATACACCCTCATTCCAGACTCCCTCAGAGAAGAGCTCAGATGTCTTCTCCTCTTCTGAGAAGACTCACCATCTCTTCAAGCTTCCGGCATCCGACCCACAGCCCTCcgtccaccctgctctcttaGACAAACCATATGATATTACTCTCACCACCCCTGACGGGACCAAACATGACATTGCCCAGCCCACCCCCACTAGCCTGAAACATGGAACACTCCAGGCCAGATCCTTATCGCCTATGCCAACCCCAAATGGAACTATCCAGGTCAGACTCACTCTTATGTGTGTTGGGAACCCATGATTGTAAAGAACCTTAAATTGTGAGCAAACTATGACCTAAATGTATCAACATCCAGGTGAACAGTGTTTCCGATCGTCCACAACCAGCACCTCGGACCAAAGTGCACAAGCAGTCAAACCACGTAAGTGACAATGACACACAGCCATGACACATACAATAAgcactttttgtttgttttccttttggAATTCTTTtggttgtttgtgtttcagaaGGAGCCTGATCATGCAGCTCCTAGACCAGCCCCTCGTGTCAGCCACACTGCTAAGGTTGGTCCGTGGATGATAGTGGCTAGTTAGCTTCTGTATTAATGCTTCCTGATCAGGGGACGCTAGTGGCTAGTTAGCTTCTGTATTAATGCCTCCTGATCAGAGGATGCTAGTGGCTAGTTAGCTTCTGTATTAATGCCTCCTGATCAGGGACATCCACAGGACGTGTCACGTTCTCCATCCTTGCTGCccccttttctctttttaaacagaatgTAATATATTCCCACTGTTTCGTCCTATAACGGATGTCGTTTTTGGACTACACATCATCAACCAGTCAGGATCTCTTATGAATGTTACAGTTGACAGtattagagacacagagagacagtatGTGTGTCAAGTATGTGAAATCCGGATGTACCTGTTGTTAAGTCAATGTGCCATGTGATCTTGTTGATTATGTGATCAAACGCATTCTTGTTCTACAGAACAGcacagctgaggaggaggaacaaaATATTTTCACAAACATTCTGCTCATGGGCcaggtgtgtgacagtgtgtcaaGAAAAT
Coding sequences within:
- the LOC136940182 gene encoding uncharacterized protein, producing the protein MAQEEVEVEVELDASQTEPSEESGFTGDRRPSLVKLRGMLRRVSQSPFQKQYKNLIQSTSSESSVNDSQSEETPWNPFHSGSENGVNGKFSRDNPFYTHYKESLDRRVDGEGNRQGSSDHSVAPGQAGLSAIFAPPPEFDGVSPDVRLADGPTVAGVPIEQHPETIGPLEATPSKSDFLKNPSPNRVDLFQAPRTDEEDPFRAPSWIEEDLFQTLPTKREDPFQSPASKGEDIFQAPATNGDDIFRPTASKVEDLFHVFPTKLEDPFQSVITASDDLFGTPAFSTKEPFQPSSVEEKDLFRASPITPQDVFHTPSDKAEDSFYGFPSKMEDPFQSIFTKGEDLFQSPAHFTEDPFQKRSTNVPDPFPASPFESSDPFSTPSTQTPDIFHTAPSKTQGFFQVTPDAKVGQNTPSFQTPSEKSSDVFSSSEKTHHLFKLPASDPQPSVHPALLDKPYDITLTTPDGTKHDIAQPTPTSLKHGTLQARSLSPMPTPNGTIQVNSVSDRPQPAPRTKVHKQSNHKEPDHAAPRPAPRVSHTAKNSTAEEEEQNIFTNILLMGQEKCVEDWPEDSPELRSDWKPSGKFRLRRESLK